TGCCTGGCACTTCAAACTCTGTACATAAACATGGCTGTACAGAGCATTCCCTCCTCCCGACTCGAGAGGATGAGAGATGGATTCCGCAGGCTCTGGAAGTCACGGCCTTCCCTGGGTGGCCGTGGCCGGTTCTCCTGCTGGAGTGCTGTGGAGGACTGATGTAGGAGGGTGCCTCTGATGGGGCCACCTGAGCCTGCAGTGAAAACCTCTCCTCTTCAtgtagttttttatttttattttttttttttttgcctagtGTAATAGTTTAGCAAATTAGTAAAATACTAGATTAGTTAATTAGGAATTAGTAGGATTAATAAACTGCTGCTGTTATACACAGAGGTCCAGGAGCTTTCTTTTGGTGCCCGGAGTCTTCAGGCCAttggggaagaggggaaaaagggtgCTTGTGCTCAGTAAGTGGCCAAGGGAAAGTGGCCCAAAGCCCCTTGACCTTTGGTGGTTCTGCCGAAGCCTTAAGGCTTCCAGCAGAGCGGCTGGGCCGAGGCTGGAGCTGCGGCGGGGATCCCTGAGAGCCTGGTCCCTGGAGATGGCCAGCACAGGACAGTGGGAGGCGTGAAGGGATGCGGTGCTGCCAAAGCCTGCCAGGATAAGGCAGTGGGAAGGCGTGAGGGGGATGTGTGTGGCGGTGGGTGGCTGGAGGCTGTGATGGGACAGGAGGGCTTGTGTGGATGGCTTGGTGGGAAGCCCTGAGGAATTGGGTGGCAGAGGCCatgagcagcccccagcctgccaccttcctcctgccacccagctgctctggcgCTTCCCCGACGCGTCTCCGGGGCCTGCGGCAGACGCCCTGGAGGCCTGGCCTCAGCAGGACGGTGGGGACACCCTCGGAGGTGCCCATGCTGGTTGCACTGGGACAAGGAGGGACAAGGAGGGACAAGGAGGCCGAGCaggccctgcaggagcacagcccctggctgctgctggcgaGGCGCAGTGGGCAGAGGCCAGGGAGATGCATCACCTGGCGCTCAGAGGCCTCgtggtgctcagcagggacCCCTCGAtggtgaggaggaggcagcggctgaagctgtgctggcagcgTGGCACTGGGGAAAGCAACCCCTTGAGCTTAGCTGGGCTTCGGGAGCcgtggcagctgctcccagctctcctgcgTTGCTGTCCAGCTGCCCGAGTGCTCCAGGACAGGCCTGCGGCCCCTGGGCTCCATGGCAGCAGCAACCCCATCGCcctgtgttttggtttgaaggacagatgtTTGCCAATAAATgcagaagctcctctttgaaagagacaatttaattttgctttttttaaagtgctataattgtttgaattaagagataagggggtaggaatgGCAGCTTTTTACTAATATATTGAACCGTAGAAGCAGAAAACAACTGCAGTTATTAAAATTAGCAACAAAAGAGACCAAATAACTCAGTTTCAGTCCTTTGTTTAGCTGCGGGCACACTCGGCCTGTGTCTGTTCCCAATGATATAACACGTGGCAGGGCCTGCACAGCTGcggagagcaggcaggagccgGGGGGAGCGGGAACAGCACCGGCCGTGCTGTgtctcaggtgggagcaggctgggagcaggctgggagcaggctcCTCACTGCTGTTTGCGTCTAGGTGATAAGCTGTGTCctcagaggaaggaggagatgaAGTCAGTTGACCGCAGAGCGTCCGACTCTTCTGCGTTCTCGCCGCATGGGCTGGAGACGGGATCCTCTTCTTCCCAGCTCGCTGGAAACACGAGTAGCCCCTTTAGGAAGCCAGCCcccacctacccctttgtcTAGAATCCTTGTAACATCCTGGGTGTAACCCAGCAGGCTCCGttagcatgataatgggaaaaattctatAAACTGACACAGTAAGAGAACAAAAACCCAGCCCCCAACAGTTGCCTGCATACACGACTTTTTCCTTTGAAGGTAACAAATGCGGTGGAGAATGCTTCTAGTGTTTTAGTTTCAACCTGTACTCCCACTTAACATCAGACTTAAAAGATAGAAACAGTGCATACTCCTATCAAGTCAAAGGACAATATTTGTAATTACATCATCAGAAACAAGATTACAAAGAGAaatgtgaacaaaaaaaaaaaaatataacctCTGATTACCGCTAAAATTTCTAAGTAATTTCCTGTGAGatgcttgaaaaagaaaacagatattaATTTCATAGAAGCCATTTAAATGGGATTCTGGTGCGCTCCTTACAGGTGAATCTGAAACTTAGGCTTGTTGACAAGATTCAGATATCCCAATTCATATCCTCTTCCCAGTCTAAACTTCAAGACAAAATCCTTCTCCTCTTTTCACCTCTTCCAATTTCAAACTTTATTTCTGGTTCTTTCTTgatttctggtattttttaGAGGAAATGCATCTGAACCTCTCTTCAACTCCCCCACTTCACTGTAAACAAATGCAATGCAGGAAAatcacagcccttcccagagaTTTTCAAGAAAGCCATCCTACTTTGGCTTTCTCTAACTGGgtttaatcttttattttaaatagctttcttgcttgtcaaaatattttcaatgctgtcataatatttttataagtgTTATGTCACAAAGAATATTGACTGTATGTACGGCTTGATCAAAACTGCAGACTTTGATTTGGACAGATGCCCTGATATTTTATCTATAGTTTATGCTTTTAGTGTTGGATGCCATTTTAGTGGAGAGTATCCCCTACACACCCCCAGCTCAGATgtgcaaacacaaacacacatataCTTATGGAATTTTATGGCCCTATAGGGTCATGCTGTGGGATAAAAGCACTGTTTTTGCAGATACCCAAGGAAAAACTTTTGCCAAAAAACCTAACAGCCTCTTTCTCAAATACAGcagaacaatgaaaaaaaaaatagcaagagagaaagaaatttgtGTTTGGAAGTTGTGAAGCTCCTGTAATACAAAAATATCAGAAGAGTAAAGAGATATGGCTGTCTTCCTTCCCATATGTAGGGAGCTATACAGTTTAAGATGTTCACATGAGTCAGTGGGAATCTCCATATCTGTGTGTACATATAAATAGGCATGCAAATATATAATAACCGTAAGTTAGAAAACAGGAAGttagacaaaataaaaaattgctttctgtagtttggagttctgttaattttttttcctcacagtaaATTTCAAGAATTCAGGGAGgcaaaaaatgctttcaattTTGTAAAAACTTCTAGCAGCTACCTCTACTAGGAAATACAATATCTCTTATAGTACAAGAGAACATCATTATCTTCACTGCCAGAGTACTGGGGAAAAAGTACAGACATTttgtgtgacagcacagacatCTTGGCAACATGTGAACAACAGTTATCCAATGAAGAATTTGTGAGCATTGTTCGGCACAGAACAACTTCATGCCAATTTTTCCAATCACTCCTTTATTGCAGGAAGAAACTAAACTGGGTAGCACGTGTACCCTTGATGAATGTAACATGAAATGAAACTTTCTGTATTAAACCTACATGCAGAATGGGAAAATAAGTTTAAAATCTTATCCAGGGCCAAAAAGAGAGGTATCACCTCACGAGACAATGGGCAAAATGGGGAGcaacataaaagaaattatttttttccactttaaagGAAGATCTTTCTCCACTTTAAAagaagttctttttttcttactgaagCAATATCAGACATTGTATCCAAACACTTAGTTACCActgcagtaattaattttttagaaaaacacCAATTCTCTCAGTGTAATGACATTCCCCAGTAATTGTTCTTTCAGcttgatgaaaagaaaaaggtacaGAACTATTGATGAGCTCTCTTCTGtgtattataaaaatatagCCAAAGAAACCAAGAGCCATTTTATCAGTTCTTCTCTAGATTGATAGTCATTTTAGAAAGGTGATTCATACGGCATGCTGACAAAATCCTATCATCCTGTAGTATGATAACAACGTGATAAAACAATTCCTCCATAGATCTCCAGGTGCTTTACAGAACACTGTGAACACCATCATAGtgaaaaattcaaaaagaaaagttggGTCTCCTAGACTCCTATACAGTTCAAGGTCTCACTAGGTTTACCCTCAATCCTCTTCACAAGTAACTGTAAACCATGTCTGTTCCCACCCTTCAGTCAGATGAAAAGGGATGAAAAGGctgaaagagatgaaaaagcTTCCCATGTAACCAGAAATGTCCACCTCTTGAATACAGCGGTGTTATAACCTGACATAAGCTAGAGAGTAAcaattttgcattaattttgtCATTGGAGTCACTCCAGTACACGTTCTTCACAGCTATGCAGGTGCTATCAAGAGAGCAATAATAAAGAAGTAAGTTGGCAACACAGAGACACTGAAAATGTGTCATTAACTATAAAAACGtaccagaaaaaataattgtgacATTTATTTCCTCCGCAACAAGTATGAAGAGTGAAAGTCCAGGTTTTTGGAGTCTGTACCCTACCCCTTACACATCCAAGTAGGAATGAACAAAGCAGTAAAACTTAAGGTATATGTAAAACAGTTACCAGCCCATCCAGCTTCTTATTCCCaggaaatatttatatgaaaaaaccaaccaaccttGCAGCAATTACATATTGAAAACTCAGAAGCAAATTTACTGTCTACAAGAAGTGTCCCAAATTCCACTGCCTggacagagagacagagctCTCTGGGATGTCTCAGCACTGATACCATTTGGGCAAAAGTGTTAAGTTAAAGGTGTCTTATAGAATTTAACTTTCTTTAAAACTCTCAATATTCAATCACAATTTGTTCAGAGAAAATACCATATTTTTGGTTAGTAAACATTCTGGATTTGATATTCATATGCAAAAAGATTATGCAGTTTAGTTCAGTGGACAAAAATATTATATTCTGTTGACTTTTTGTTGACAGAATGATATGAGTAAAATTACATTCTATTGACAAAAGTGTTATGGAATTTAGTTGTAGAATACTTTGTAAAATGAAGATATAAATAAAGCATTCACGGAAGGAGTGGCGGTTACTTTTGAAAGCAAGACACTTTAACTCAAGGGTGACTTTCACTACCTCATAAAACTCTCAGAATATATCTGAATTGGGAATATACTTGATTCAGAATATATTTGTGGTAAGAAAATTTGGTAGCAGTCTTTGTAGTGgttaaagaaaaagtaaatttaagCCTGGCCATGACAACATAATATTAGTCTTTGGCAATGAAAATTCAAAGTATAGTCAGGCTTCCATTTCTAAGTTAAAATatgtgtgaggagcagggaggaaatAGGAGATATCAGTTCCTTCTGACTTAAACCAAAGGAATTGTCTCTAGCTCCTTGCAAAGGGCATTGCAGCACACATCAGGTAGATGGGTATCTGCACCCAGGCATCTGAAACTTCtctgtctttaatttttaaggttGTTCAGTGACATTGGGAATGGACATATTGGTATCCTATTTTAAAGCCCACTAGTTTAATGCAGTATGGTAGAATTAATTCTCTGTTATGCCAAATACATTTCCACTATTTCATTCAGTGCTGGTGCAAGTCTGTTCCACTTTGGTCACTTGGCAAGTTTACCTAATTAAATTCAAggtacagaagaaaattaaaaattagagaTATTTCTTTGAAATGAAGCCTCAGTCATGTAACATCCCCTCAGACTTCTGAAATAATAGATATTTTGCCTGATTGAAAAGTTCCAAATAAAGACCTTGCAAAAGGAACATAAGTTGTTCATTTTCCAAACCTCTCTAGGTTTGTTCCAATTTTGTAGATGTAGGTATGGACTGAGGTGCTAACTAAAGAGGATACAAGAAAACTGGGGGAATGTTGGAGTCAGTGAATtaggggtctctctgaattcttcagagacaAATCAGAGTGTAGGGATTGAAAAAGTCTTAGAGTGAGTTCTGATGTTTTTAGTGAGTAAAAGGCCTGGATTCCACAGTAGTAACTTGTGTTCCAGTGAAGGTTGCAAAAatactgatatcttcagtagaggctccaaggccacagttgtagacaggacttagacataacAGAGTTATAgcaagaatattgcttacatttcttaGATAGTACACAATAGAGTGTATACATAGTGTTATATGTGTAACCTGATGTGATAAGGAACTAGAATTCTTATAGATTAAAGAATGGTGGTCTGAGCctgcatcttagcttgttggaaaaatgcTACATAAGACTCTGTATTAGGAGAGTTGCTGCTTTTAGCCACAGGCTTTAGCCATTCAGCTTTTAGCTGTTGGCCTTTGCCAGGGCTTCTAGCCATTCACTTATTGCTTATTGCTACTGCTTTTGCTGTTgcttgccattgctttttgctattGCTTGTCTGTGTactgttgagactgatgtgctttgtaataagatgtgctttgtaataaataacctttttaactaataaataacctttttaactaaTAGCTGCTTTGTTTATTTAAGACTACCTGACAAGTAGGAGCCTaagagctcagggcaggagtCTGGAGAGCTCCAAAGTTAAATGCCTATAGAGCACCTGGGGGTCAGAAAGAACCCCCACATCTGTTTCcacaggggaaggaaggaaatgaaacatATCTTGAAAAGCCTctatataaacagaaaaagttTGCTAGTTTCTGGTAGTAAATCTGCATCCAAGTAATCTTTTGGGTCATAAGCTGCTATATTCATTGTGACCACTTGAGACACTGTGATACACCTATTGACAAAAGCAGTTTGGGTATGGGTATTCACTCCCAGAAACATACCAGGCTAACTCTGGTTACCCTGTTTAAGCAGTCATGGCAGTTTGACAGCCACATGCAATACCTAAGAGAAGAGAAATATGCTCACATGCTTCATATGATAGAAGTCAAATATATCAAAATACAgagctgttttaaaaacaggagAAGAATGAAATCTAGCCTTTTGCTCTGGTAAAACCAAGACAGTATTCtattttgggggatttgttACTAGATAGTTTCATAATATTCTTCAGGAAATGATAATATATGCACATGTTTGGCTAATGGCTCACTGTATGTGAAATTAGAATTTATAACATCCATGAATATAAAGATCCAGGAAACTGTTTAAATTAGATATGTTAATTAGATATAGTATTTACAAGAACAAACATGCTTTGCACGTTTCAGCAAAGATATGaccaaaaaagagaaaagtgtaTATGCATCTGTATCCCTGTGTTTTTATATTCATACGGTATTATGTTGTTGAGTTAGAattcaaaagaataaaaaatatgaaatattaatatgTACCAAGTTATACTACATCTGagatttttccacattttcctctctcagcatacaaatgtatatatatatatatatatatatatatagtgcaGCTAGTTCAAATTGTCATAGAAATGAGTTACTCAGCCTTCACAAATTAATTGAAACCTTCTCTCTGCgtcttctctctcttccagaGATATTGTACTTATACTCTAAATTATTTCCTAGTCTCATCTGACTGTTATGAGGTattattttctgtctcagtGAAGATCTGCAGTGAAGCCCAAAGGGTGCACATGGTTTAGGAGGCACAGGCCAGGAAGGCACAGAGGTGGGATTGTGCTCTGTGTCAGGCAACACTTGAtaagcactgagctctgctatGGAGTGAATTCTGAGCAAGTCAAGAGTTTATGGAGCATTAATTTTATATGGTTTGGATTTACCACCTCTTGGGTtctactattaaaaaaaaaaacaaacaaaaccaaacaaactaaaaccaaaaccaacaacaacaacaaacaaaccaaaaccaaaataaattagtatAAAAGCAAAGTCTACATTCTGAACACAGTGATGCAGTAGCTTTCAAATTCTCTTAAAATAATGTTGAGACCAAAGGCTTAGGAGagttaaaagtaaataattataCATCTGCACATACTTTGAAAACAatcaaatactgaaaaaaaagctCTCTTTAAGttcagaaatgttattttcttaaagACAGCATAATCCCCATGTTTCAAAGTATGTGGCAGGAAAAGGTGTTTCTCAAGCCTCTGGTATTTCTGGAACTATCAAGGAGATAATACTAATGCAGGTAAATCAATTGTCTATTCACTACAATAATTTTGGCATCTATAGCAGGCTTTTAACATGTCTAAGACAAAAGGTAACATAAAGACTGTAcctaaaacacaaaaatgtacagaaaaaaatatcaagcaTATCAGGAACGAAATGATGACAGAACTGAAAAAGACCAATGCTCATAGTGTATATCAAGGGGAGCTGAAGTAAGGAGGGGGGgtgaacagaaaagaaaatcagacaGCTCATTATTAAATCAAGAAATTAACAAAAGTAGACTGTATTTTATCAAAACTTCTCAATTTATCAATCAATTTAAATGAGACTCTTTCCCTTACAATGAAAACAGTCAGCCTAAAATTATGACCACTtatgattaaaagaaaaataaataaaagaaaaattaataatatcaaCTATTATTGCAATAACCTGAATCCTAATTAAGGTTGACTGATAGTTAATGATATCTCAATGTTATGTACAAAAGAGATGcaccaaaactgaaaatgaacatGACCTTACATAGAATTTTATCCATCTAGATACATGCACATACACATGGTTTGGGAGTCTGCAGAGTGTCAGAATGTGAAATTGTTCATGAAATTGGGCATTCCAAGTTGGGACTTTGGTCTTCACTAAAACTGCTCATTGCCGATTCACCATGTAATGGTCTTTGGGCAGCATCCATGCCTGCACCTGCCTGCCACTGGCTTTCCATTATGACTGCTCATACATCCTTCTCCCCTTTCACCTGCTGCTCAGGCCTCAGATGACATGTAGTGCACAAGGAGAGACTTCAAAATGCTTGAAGTGACAGATTATGCTCAAAAGTCAGCTGCTCATGTATTTTAGTAGACAGAAGGAAATCTTTGAGaaacacctgcagctgctgctgaggcacagtgtgcagaggcagggctggcggTCAGCCCGGGCCCCCGTGGCTGCCCAGGCCACGGTGCTGTGCGGCCGAGACCTCCCTGACCCTGTGCTCAGGGCCCACTGAGCTACTGCTGCCATGACAGGGACgatgtttcctgcagctggcCTGTGGTGTTGCTGCTGTCAACATGGCTCTGCACACCAGAGAAAAATCACCAGGGTGtgcacagcaacagcagcacccagaagGTTTGAACCTCCTCGGGAAGGCATCCACACCAGCCAGGATGCAAAAAGACAGGATGCTGTGGGCGCAATTTTATGTGGCTTGGCAAAAGGTGTCAGGAAAGTGGTCCCCATGGCTTTCTCCTGCCTTGCCAGCCTCACAGCCACgcttggcagctgcagctgcagcctgtccccctGACTGACTTCAGTGGCCGTGCTTGAGGGCAGACTCGCCTGCCACACCCGGCTGTCCCAAGGCAGCAGCGTTGGTGCCATCGTTACAAACACTGATGGGACAcgagccctgggctgcagctgctgacactCTCCTCCATTCAGGCACCTCAATAAAGGCAGCGTGAGCTTCTAAACTCAACACAGAGAACCTCctcagaaagaaggaagaagcagcaaatGCTGAAGGAAAGCAGGACTCGTGGCTGAGGTTCAGTgatggagggaaggaagcaCTTTGCTGTCTGCTGAACTGATGGCCAAGGTCCAcaagctcaggctctgctgagagGATTCTGCTCTGGTCTTGTTGGAGGCTGTTCCCTGCCAATGCATGGCCCTCCCTTGTTCCTGGATCAGGTCTCCTGCAGCCATAGGAACAAGTGTGTTCCGTGTCCATGGAAGAGCAGAAAGTGGCAGGATATGTTTGCTTCCAGCACTTGTCTTGACTCTTCCTTCATGGGGCTGGCAGCATCAtcagagacacagaacagcTTGTCTCATGCCTGAGTTATCCCTTTCTTCTGCACTTGCCCAGGTTCCTTGCCAGTTCACCAGGGAAAATCGCTGCGAGTGCCTGTCCATTCCcttgcccagcacacagccagatGTGTTTGGACATGAGCTGCTGGTCACAGGCAGACAGGCAGCAACCTGGAGCATTGGGCATCACACACTGGTCTGATATATTTTTctggaaagcaagaaaaacagtCAGAAGAACACAAGGAAACTTGACACGATCTCTGTAAGAATCTAATTGTGTTGGGAAAGTCAACAGTGGATGGGGTTTTTGTGCTGCAGATAAtaacttttaataaaatatcattCCAGGAAGGAGCAACAGCTTCTGCCTTCTGAGCAACACCAGGTGTTGCCACCAattgctccaggtgctcctgccAACAGGCACCTGCAGAAAGGAGCACAGACACCAATGCACATGGGCTTTGGCTGTACTCTGGCACAGAAGTTCCCCGGGGGCACAGGTTTCTGTGGCAGGAGTAGGCACCAGCACTGTCAGGGCTCGGGGGTAGCAGGTCTCCTTTAGCAGGGACTCTGCCACCTCTGTTGATTCCAGTACTCCCCAGGGCTCCGAGCAGCATTCGTGTCCTGGGCCATACGTCCCAtgtctgtgtcacagccctgcgTGTGTGACGGCCACCCAGCACCGGATCATGTCCCAAAGAGGCCctggcagcttctctggaagGCCCCAgtgcccttcctgctgcagctgcgTCAGCAACCGTGGGggctccttctgctgccctgagcaggcagagcagaggagcatcTGCTTGTTGTTTGAGCCGCTCCTCAAGTTCCTCTTGGGCTGTCCTCGACACTCAGGGAACATCTTCCTTCCAAGCTGGGGCAGTTTAGGGGggtgggggtgtccccagggcacgTGGGGGTGTGTCCTAGGGCTCTTTGTGACACAGAGCACCGTGGTCACCGTGGGATGGAACAGAACACAGCGTACAAGGGTGACCCTTTGTGACACGCGGTGACATAGGTGCTGGCAGCGACACGGCCACGCCACAGTGCTCGGTGCACGCGTCGGGACAGGACGGAGAGAGCGGTGCTGTGAGGAGCCCCCGCACAGCCAGCTCGTTCCTTGCTGACCCGGAGCTTTCCCGAAGTGCTACCTGTGCAGGTGACCTCGAGGCCAGACTGCGGGACTCGGCGAGCCGGAGCATTTCCAAAGCGTCTGCCGTCCCTGCGGCCGCTGCCCTCGAGGACAGACTGCAGGACTTACTGTCCTTCAGCCTTCCCAAGGCTTCTCTGTTGCAGCTGTGCTTTCAAggcacacctgcagcacttGATCTTTGAGTTTTTCCCAGGCATCTCTCCTGCAGGCCCTCCAAACTCCTAACAGAGACATGGAGCAGACACCTCCCAGGGTGCCCAAGCTGGCCTgggtgaaggaggaggaggaggaggctgcagctacctcagcacagcagcctggagagctggagcagctccagctgctgcaggagggtgagtgccagagctgggccacagggctggtgcatcccagggctgtccctggctgggaatgcagggctgggccctgctctccGGCCTCTcccgcagcccctcagccctggctgcgctcGCTCTGTGCCAGGTGCAGCCATGGACTGGACACAAGAGCAGGACCCTGCCCGTGGCCGCTTCCGCAGAGCAGCGCAGGtactgcagccatccccacctgggctgggcctgctgtcactgctcagcccagcaccgTGCTGGAGCACTCCATGgattctccctctcttcctgcccttctgcagaTGATCTGTGAATTCATCGTGCGCGTTTGGCGGGAAGAGACCACCGGTGTGGGCACTGGGCCTTCGGCAACCTTGCACCTCTTCAGTGCTGAGACCAGTGCTGCCATGCTGGATTTGCTTGTGGAGAAGGGTGTCTCCAATCCAAAGCAAGTAAGCAGCCTGTGGCCAGGGCTTGATCACCCCAGGAACTGTGTGGCGCCTCAAGCCGGCTCTGCTGGCTTCCCTCAGCCTCTGAGGCCCAGCCCAACGTGGTGGGAAGGGCAGCACTTCTCAGGGGAAGCTGGGGAAGTTGCTGCTCTGGCAGGTCTCCAGGTCTCCCCACGCCTTCTGCAGGTGCCAGCCATGGTGAGGTACATCCACAAGTGGCTCACGGCCAATGAgtctgctgggcacaggctggacaaggccctgctggagctgaccAAGGAACACCCCTATGATGTGCTCATGACTCTCTTGCGCTGGGCCCCATCGGGTGACAGGTACCTTGGGCAGCCCCACCTGCCTTGAGGGCTTAGGGTTCATCCCCCGTTACCCtgcagagcctgtccctgctgagtgCCACACAGGGGCACAGCTCCAAGCCCCTGCGGCCCCTCCGTTTGCAGTGCTGCCGTGTCAGCCCCTGAGCGTGCTGCCACGCTCCCTCCCTACGGGGCTGCACCCCCGTGAGCTGGCTGGGCGCTGCTGGCCAGGGCCagagggcagaggcagggctgacGGCCAGTGcaggtccctgcagcagcccaggccaCGGTGCTGTGGCCGAGACCCCCTGACACAgagctctgaccccacagagctgctgcgGCCATGTGGGGGGTGATCCTGACCTCCACGGGGACTGCGGAGCCGGCGCTGCAGATCCTCATCACTGTGCTGAGCGCCTGGCCAGTGGACACCTCTGTGTACACCTCtgatggggacagcacaggagtCTTTGCTCTGGCTGTGAGTTCCTGCAACTGACCTCTGCTTGCCCCTAGGGCCACCTCCCCACAACTGCATCTGCCTGCCTCAGGCACTGCGCTGAACCTGGggcaccagcctggctgctcccacgGTGTCTCTCCCGGCCTCTCCCTCGCATGCTCAGGCCCTGCACATGGATGTCTTGGCACCTACTCTTGTCTCTGGGTGCTTTATTTCTTGTAGGCAACCGTGACACTGTGGAATGTCTTCAACTGGACCTGGTGCCCACCTATAGTGTTGGAGTActccccctctctctttctGCGTCTGCTCTTCCAAGCTTTCATCAGCACACTGTATACACCAGAGGTGGTTGATACCTTCTGGAAGGAATGCCAGGAGCAACTCGGCCTTGCCACCAACCCCCCAAAGGTGCTCCATCCCAGTCCCGCCAgtctccccatccctcccatgCCCTAAGGCAGGAGTCAGGGCTGCCAGTGTGACCTGggc
Above is a window of Oenanthe melanoleuca isolate GR-GAL-2019-014 chromosome Z, OMel1.0, whole genome shotgun sequence DNA encoding:
- the LOC130265443 gene encoding uncharacterized protein LOC130265443, with amino-acid sequence MEQTPPRVPKLAWVKEEEEEAAATSAQQPGELEQLQLLQEGAAMDWTQEQDPARGRFRRAAQMICEFIVRVWREETTGVGTGPSATLHLFSAETSAAMLDLLVEKGVSNPKQVPAMVRYIHKWLTANESAGHRLDKALLELTKEHPYDVLMTLLRWAPSGDRAAAAMWGVILTSTGTAEPALQILITVLSAWPVDTSVYTSDGDSTGVFALAATVTLWNVFNWTWCPPIVLEYSPSLFLRLLFQAFISTLYTPEVVDTFWKECQEQLGLATNPPKVLHPSPASLPIPPMP